A window from Desulfallas thermosapovorans DSM 6562 encodes these proteins:
- a CDS encoding DNA polymerase IV, translating to MKRVILLADMNSFFASCHQALQPELQGKEVIVAGDPEKRTGIVLAASYPAKDRGVKTGMPVREARQLCPGGYFFPPDYQLYIDISSRILGIMRDITDLVEPFSIDEAFADLTGILHLGGTPRSIANQLKERIKSEVNVLCSIGIGPNKLAAKMAAGVQKPDGLTILESNDDFKRVFWPRPVRELFGIGPRYERHLHYLNIHTIGELANFPLPILQKRWGKNGQMLWLCANGIDQSPVVPTSLDTSKSIGQQKTVPRDLVGFSSIKVVLLELCELVARRARQGGYAGRTVVLTLRDTQLRFLSRSLTMGDYTDLPDEIYHTACRILYKHWHEAWAVRLVGVTLSNLVKREYFQPDIFGRRTRLSKLARACDKIKDRFGERAIVRGVSLKEESISKI from the coding sequence ATGAAACGGGTAATTTTATTGGCTGACATGAACAGTTTCTTTGCCAGCTGTCACCAGGCCCTGCAGCCGGAACTACAAGGGAAAGAGGTGATTGTGGCCGGCGACCCTGAAAAAAGAACGGGTATAGTGCTGGCCGCCTCTTACCCGGCCAAGGACCGGGGGGTAAAGACCGGTATGCCGGTACGGGAGGCCAGGCAGCTTTGCCCCGGCGGTTACTTCTTTCCACCGGACTACCAGCTGTATATAGATATTTCCAGCCGGATACTGGGCATCATGCGGGACATCACAGACCTGGTGGAGCCATTCTCCATCGATGAGGCCTTTGCCGACCTCACCGGGATACTGCACCTGGGGGGCACCCCCCGCAGCATCGCCAACCAGCTAAAGGAGCGCATCAAATCCGAAGTGAACGTATTGTGCAGCATCGGTATCGGACCCAACAAACTGGCCGCCAAAATGGCGGCCGGGGTGCAAAAACCCGATGGTTTAACTATACTGGAAAGCAACGATGACTTTAAAAGGGTTTTCTGGCCCAGGCCGGTGCGGGAATTATTCGGTATCGGTCCCAGGTACGAAAGACACCTTCACTATCTTAACATACACACCATCGGTGAACTGGCCAATTTCCCACTGCCCATTCTACAAAAGCGGTGGGGCAAAAACGGCCAAATGCTCTGGCTTTGCGCCAACGGTATTGATCAAAGCCCGGTGGTACCCACTTCCCTGGATACCTCCAAAAGTATCGGCCAGCAAAAGACGGTTCCCCGGGATCTGGTGGGTTTCTCCAGTATAAAAGTGGTGCTTCTGGAGTTATGCGAGTTGGTGGCCCGGCGTGCACGCCAGGGCGGTTACGCAGGACGTACCGTAGTTTTGACATTGCGGGATACCCAACTACGATTTTTATCCAGATCGCTGACTATGGGCGATTATACCGACCTGCCCGACGAAATTTATCACACTGCCTGTCGTATTTTATACAAGCACTGGCACGAGGCCTGGGCGGTGCGTCTGGTGGGCGTAACCCTGAGCAATCTGGTCAAACGGGAGTATTTTCAACCCGATATATTCGGCCGGAGAACACGCCTGTCCAAACTGGCCCGGGCGTGCGATAAAATAAAGGACCGCTTCGGTGAGCGGGCCATTGTGAGGGGTGTTTCCCTTAAAGAGGAAAGCATAAGTAAAATATAG
- a CDS encoding tetratricopeptide repeat protein, whose amino-acid sequence MNRHLFFIITACVVTGITPLVFSERNNMLTFALVALAALFIQVYWRDVVVQLLIIRGVYANKAGDHQKLKNSYLQIYKLMPHSFAGKMAMGVICSLENNWARAESFFRQALYLRPGNIYVSLNLSVVLLKRERYQEAVKLLSMLLFAYPRSVMAYKILAEAYYRLGELYNARNCLLAARFIHRHDPEIEGFLKTLEEEIKEVA is encoded by the coding sequence ATGAACAGGCATCTTTTTTTTATCATCACTGCTTGTGTGGTCACCGGTATTACTCCTCTGGTGTTTTCAGAAAGAAATAACATGTTGACTTTTGCTTTGGTAGCCCTGGCGGCGCTATTTATACAAGTCTACTGGCGGGATGTTGTAGTGCAGCTTTTAATTATCCGAGGGGTTTATGCCAATAAAGCAGGTGATCATCAAAAGTTAAAAAACTCTTACTTGCAAATTTATAAACTAATGCCTCACAGCTTTGCCGGTAAAATGGCTATGGGGGTTATATGTTCTTTAGAGAATAATTGGGCCCGGGCTGAGTCTTTTTTCCGGCAGGCTCTGTACTTGCGCCCGGGAAATATATATGTGTCTTTAAACCTGTCAGTGGTGTTGCTGAAAAGGGAACGATACCAGGAAGCGGTCAAACTGCTGAGTATGTTGTTATTTGCCTACCCGCGGTCAGTCATGGCTTATAAAATACTGGCCGAGGCTTACTATCGCTTGGGAGAACTTTATAATGCCAGGAACTGCCTGCTGGCGGCCAGGTTCATCCACCGGCACGACCCTGAGATTGAAGGTTTTTTAAAAACCCTGGAGGAGGAGATCAAAGAGGTGGCATGA
- the malQ gene encoding 4-alpha-glucanotransferase yields the protein MDKHYDTLSQLARLYGLQTVYHEAGGQRRQASQQALLAALQALGAPVAGLSDVPGALRQGRLKKWQQCCEPVTVAWEDRFCYIELRLPAYHSSQRAQCRLELEQGDTREWTCDLALLPPVNAATLEGITYQIKHLPLPGKLPPGYHQCVISVPGLSCRTLLVSAPRHVYLPPGEAGKRVWGVFLPLYALRSEHSWAAGDFGDLEHLLHWTQSLGGGLVGTLPLLAAFLDQPFSPSPYSPASRLFWNEFFLNITAVPELKICPEARELLNAPDFQSEIAALRRAPLVDYRRGMAVKRRILELLAQCCARTPVREEALQSWVIKHPAVRDYARFRAAMEKQQATWQKWPERMRNGELQPGDYEPEAERYHTYVQWLAHEQLQALAGQANHRGPGLYLDLPLGVHRAGYDVWREGRAFARGAACGAPPDPLNTSGQNWEFPPLHPEGIREQGYRYYIASLRNHMRHAGILRLDHVMGLHRLFWIPAGMSARDGVYVKYRAEEFYAILALESHRMRTLLVGEDLGTVPAVVRTTMNRHKLYRMHILPFEIHRLPRRGPHLPPARSLAALNTHDMPPFAAYWQRENRRRRTGLSHFLYRKGWIKAPTASDREVLLGCLKHLAASRARVLLVNLEDLWLEKAPQNIPGTTTEYPNWRRKAAPDMEEFTRMPRVLKALRVINGLRKRKYHIPR from the coding sequence TTGGATAAGCACTATGACACGCTGAGCCAGCTGGCCCGTTTGTACGGATTACAAACAGTTTACCATGAAGCCGGGGGACAGCGTCGCCAGGCGTCGCAGCAAGCACTGCTGGCTGCACTGCAGGCACTGGGTGCCCCGGTGGCCGGGCTGTCCGACGTGCCCGGTGCCTTGCGCCAGGGCCGGCTCAAAAAATGGCAGCAGTGCTGTGAACCCGTGACGGTGGCCTGGGAAGACCGGTTTTGTTATATTGAGCTGCGCCTGCCGGCATACCACAGCAGCCAAAGGGCCCAGTGCCGCCTGGAACTGGAGCAGGGCGACACCAGGGAATGGACGTGCGACTTGGCCTTACTGCCCCCGGTGAATGCTGCGACACTGGAAGGCATCACTTACCAAATCAAACATCTGCCCCTGCCCGGCAAACTACCCCCGGGGTATCATCAATGTGTAATTTCCGTGCCCGGCCTGAGCTGCCGGACATTGCTGGTATCCGCACCAAGGCATGTCTACCTGCCCCCGGGAGAGGCTGGTAAACGCGTGTGGGGTGTTTTCCTGCCCCTGTATGCACTGCGTTCCGAGCACAGCTGGGCAGCCGGGGATTTTGGGGATTTGGAACACCTGCTGCACTGGACGCAGAGTCTGGGCGGGGGTCTGGTGGGCACACTGCCGCTGCTGGCCGCTTTTCTGGACCAACCCTTCTCTCCCAGTCCCTACTCACCCGCCAGCCGCCTGTTTTGGAACGAGTTTTTTCTTAATATCACCGCCGTCCCGGAACTTAAAATATGCCCGGAAGCAAGGGAGCTGCTTAATGCACCGGATTTCCAAAGTGAGATTGCGGCACTGCGCCGGGCCCCCCTGGTGGATTACCGCCGGGGCATGGCGGTAAAACGCCGTATTTTAGAATTACTGGCCCAGTGCTGTGCCAGAACACCGGTCAGGGAAGAGGCATTGCAAAGCTGGGTGATTAAGCACCCCGCAGTCCGGGATTATGCCCGGTTTCGGGCCGCCATGGAAAAGCAGCAGGCCACCTGGCAAAAGTGGCCGGAACGAATGCGTAACGGCGAGTTGCAACCCGGGGATTATGAACCCGAGGCTGAGCGCTACCATACCTATGTCCAGTGGCTGGCCCATGAACAATTACAGGCGCTGGCCGGGCAGGCCAACCACCGGGGTCCGGGATTATACCTGGACTTACCGCTGGGAGTGCACCGCGCCGGGTATGACGTGTGGCGTGAGGGCCGGGCCTTTGCCCGGGGGGCGGCCTGCGGCGCGCCCCCGGACCCGCTGAACACCTCGGGGCAAAACTGGGAGTTCCCTCCTCTGCATCCCGAAGGCATCCGGGAGCAAGGTTACCGGTATTATATCGCCTCCCTGCGCAATCACATGCGGCATGCCGGCATACTGCGTTTAGATCACGTCATGGGCCTGCACCGGCTGTTCTGGATTCCCGCGGGTATGTCCGCCCGGGATGGCGTGTACGTCAAGTACCGGGCCGAGGAATTTTACGCCATATTAGCCTTGGAATCCCATCGTATGCGCACGCTGCTGGTGGGCGAAGACCTGGGTACCGTGCCGGCGGTTGTTCGCACAACAATGAACCGGCATAAATTATATCGCATGCATATTTTACCCTTTGAAATACACCGGCTACCTCGCCGGGGGCCGCATTTACCCCCGGCCCGCTCCCTGGCCGCCCTGAACACCCATGACATGCCTCCCTTTGCGGCGTACTGGCAAAGGGAGAACCGGCGCCGGCGCACGGGCCTGTCCCACTTTTTATACCGCAAAGGCTGGATTAAAGCTCCCACCGCCAGTGACCGGGAAGTATTACTGGGCTGTCTTAAGCATTTGGCCGCCAGCCGGGCCCGGGTATTGCTGGTAAACCTGGAGGATTTGTGGCTGGAGAAAGCACCTCAAAACATCCCGGGCACCACCACCGAATACCCCAATTGGCGGCGCAAAGCCGCTCCGGATATGGAGGAATTTACCCGGATGCCCCGGGTGCTTAAAGCACTGCGGGTAATAAACGGGCTAAGAAAAAGAAAATACCATATCCCGAGATAA
- a CDS encoding Asp23/Gls24 family envelope stress response protein: MKAFSTEQNAMGVISYNEDVLKTMTGMAISRVDGVAGIEGSGNILTRKNLSQINKIFMEDKKVNIDLSIVVEYGLPLRETAQKVQREVREMIGTMTDLNVGAINITVAGLDIKD, encoded by the coding sequence ATGGGTGTCATCAGCTATAACGAAGACGTGCTCAAAACCATGACCGGCATGGCTATATCCAGGGTGGACGGTGTGGCCGGGATTGAAGGTTCGGGTAATATACTGACCCGAAAAAACCTGTCCCAAATCAATAAAATTTTTATGGAAGATAAAAAAGTAAACATTGACCTGTCCATTGTGGTGGAATATGGATTACCGCTGCGGGAGACAGCACAAAAGGTACAGCGGGAAGTCAGGGAAATGATTGGAACCATGACGGATTTAAATGTGGGTGCCATAAATATAACCGTTGCGGGGTTGGATATTAAAGATTAG
- a CDS encoding NAD(P)/FAD-dependent oxidoreductase: MTDEPKGAILQRDKATYAIVPRTPMGLITPDILENVAKVARKHQIPIIKITSAQRLALVGMKPEIVDEVWQELGLYVGPAVGLCVHYVQACPGTTVCRFGQQDSLGLAGELEKMFVGVDMPAKTKIGISGCPMNCGESYVRDFGAFGRKSGWTITFGGNSGGRPRIGDVIAENLSTEEAIALAKKCFDYYTANAKKRERTARFIERIGIEEFKKAVL; the protein is encoded by the coding sequence ATGACGGACGAACCAAAGGGAGCCATTCTTCAGCGCGATAAAGCAACCTACGCCATAGTGCCCAGAACACCCATGGGACTAATAACCCCCGATATCCTGGAAAACGTGGCCAAAGTAGCCCGGAAGCATCAAATCCCTATTATAAAAATCACCTCGGCCCAGCGCCTGGCACTGGTGGGCATGAAGCCGGAAATTGTTGATGAGGTATGGCAGGAACTGGGGCTGTATGTGGGACCGGCCGTGGGACTGTGTGTGCATTACGTGCAGGCTTGCCCCGGCACCACGGTTTGTCGCTTCGGCCAGCAGGATTCCCTGGGTCTGGCCGGGGAACTGGAAAAAATGTTTGTGGGTGTGGACATGCCCGCTAAAACCAAGATAGGTATATCCGGCTGCCCCATGAATTGCGGTGAGAGCTATGTCAGAGATTTCGGCGCCTTCGGCAGAAAATCAGGCTGGACCATCACCTTCGGCGGTAACTCGGGCGGTCGCCCCCGTATCGGTGACGTTATAGCGGAAAATTTAAGCACCGAGGAGGCCATTGCCCTGGCCAAGAAATGTTTTGATTATTACACCGCCAACGCCAAGAAAAGAGAAAGAACGGCCCGCTTCATCGAACGCATCGGCATTGAAGAGTTCAAAAAGGCCGTGCTGTAA
- a CDS encoding vWA domain-containing protein → MVETGVMYTGKEITPGEFFGQLARFVAVLRSLGLNTGTAELSDAARALAAVDVLDREQFRLALRATLVKRQRDVRAFDLAFDSFFVPEKVKEQRRQQEAEEAARLEQLMEDSANELKEGVSRSGGDWAGGAAEQLQLTGEQLKTYARLPEKERQRINDLLESYRGNPVNDPSNLIAQVVEASLDYWRYHLNRRDEEQGLVTRQQQVQYTGDENVDEVVRAVSRELASEPEESLLERDMRSIGEQDMPRVTVLLRKMAVRLATGLSRRYRSSRKKQAIDIRRTVRGSVQYGGIPLYLRYCSKRVQKPRLLLICDVSASMAMYARLIVQFLYGLADVVRDIETFIFSEDLERVTPQLRKNLGFAGTMSAIMAQSGQWGKTTNLAQALHTFWGRYHNLLTKNTYVIIVSDTKTQQAEDTVRHLAEMKRHVRDVLWLNTLPRSKWRDVSTVALFSREVRMLESNTLSQLERSLRSL, encoded by the coding sequence ATGGTTGAGACAGGAGTAATGTACACCGGTAAGGAAATAACGCCGGGTGAATTTTTTGGCCAGTTGGCTCGCTTTGTGGCCGTGCTGCGCAGCCTGGGTCTGAACACCGGCACCGCGGAGCTAAGCGATGCAGCCCGGGCACTGGCTGCGGTGGATGTGCTGGACCGGGAACAGTTTCGCCTGGCTTTGCGGGCCACCCTGGTTAAAAGACAGCGGGACGTCCGGGCTTTCGACTTGGCCTTTGATTCTTTTTTTGTCCCGGAAAAGGTTAAAGAACAGCGCCGGCAGCAGGAGGCGGAGGAAGCGGCCCGGCTGGAGCAGTTAATGGAAGACTCCGCCAATGAGTTAAAGGAAGGGGTATCCCGCAGCGGCGGTGATTGGGCCGGTGGGGCTGCCGAGCAGCTCCAATTGACCGGGGAACAGCTTAAAACCTATGCCCGCTTACCCGAAAAGGAGCGGCAGAGAATCAACGACTTGTTGGAAAGCTACCGGGGCAACCCGGTGAACGATCCGTCCAACCTTATTGCCCAGGTAGTGGAGGCTTCCCTGGATTACTGGCGCTATCACCTGAACAGGCGGGATGAGGAACAGGGTCTGGTCACGAGACAGCAGCAGGTGCAGTATACCGGTGATGAAAATGTGGATGAGGTGGTACGTGCAGTATCCCGGGAGCTGGCCTCAGAGCCCGAAGAGTCTTTGCTGGAGAGGGACATGCGTTCCATTGGCGAACAAGATATGCCCCGGGTTACCGTGCTGCTGCGCAAAATGGCCGTCCGGTTGGCCACCGGCCTTTCCCGCCGCTACCGCAGCAGTCGCAAGAAACAGGCCATTGATATCCGCCGTACTGTGCGGGGCAGTGTGCAGTACGGCGGTATTCCGCTGTACCTGCGTTATTGCAGCAAGCGGGTGCAAAAACCCCGGCTGCTACTGATATGCGATGTTTCCGCTTCCATGGCCATGTATGCCCGGCTTATCGTGCAGTTTTTGTACGGTCTGGCCGATGTGGTACGGGATATTGAAACCTTTATTTTTTCCGAGGATTTGGAACGGGTCACTCCCCAACTGCGCAAAAACCTGGGATTTGCAGGCACCATGTCCGCTATTATGGCCCAGAGCGGCCAGTGGGGTAAAACCACCAATCTGGCTCAAGCCCTGCACACATTTTGGGGGCGTTATCATAACCTGCTTACTAAAAATACCTATGTAATTATCGTCAGCGATACCAAGACTCAACAAGCCGAAGACACAGTCCGGCATTTGGCGGAAATGAAAAGACATGTGCGGGATGTGCTGTGGCTTAATACCTTGCCCCGCAGCAAGTGGCGCGACGTAAGTACGGTAGCCCTGTTCAGCCGGGAGGTGCGCATGCTGGAAAGCAATACCCTGTCTCAGCTTGAACGTTCACTGCGCAGCTTATAA
- a CDS encoding DUF3536 domain-containing protein codes for MERFLCIHGHFYQPPRENPWLEAVELQDSAYPYHDWNERINAECYARNTAARILNDRGWIRKIFNNYSRISFNFGPTLLDWLESSDPEVYQAIIEADRASQQFFSGHGSAMAQAYNHMIMPLANRRDKYTQIYWGIEDFKYRFGREPEGMWLPETAVDLETLDIMAEQGIRFTVLTPYQAGRVRVIGGNWQEVGPEGIDPTMPYLLRLPESGRQISIFFYNGPISQAVAFEGLLSNGESFAHRLLGGFSPHTDRPQLVHIATDGETYGHHHRHGEMALAYALEYIESNRLARITNYGEFLALHPPTHEVEIKEQTAWSCAHGVDRWQDDCGCHSGTRPGWVQTWRAPLRRALNWLRDTMTPHYEKHAGRLFKDPWAARNDYISVVLDRSPENVEQFLASHAKKGALNAEEQVTALKLLEMQRHAMLMFTSCGWFFDDISGIETIQVLQYARRVIQLAGDLFDTPLEPLFLEMLARAKSNDPQYRDGAYIYNHKITPAMVDLPKVGGHYGICSIFENYDKHTRIFCYDIEKLDNRTLKAGTTKLSVGKVRVTSMVTRESAILCYGAIYFAYHNVSCSVQVFNSEQQYRDLVQKITDAFNRADFPEVILLLNRYFKNGSLFTLKQLFRDRQRKILSKIMQTTLTELENQYQQIYLRHATLMRFLKDLGIPLPQAMLCATELNLNAQLRSSFTRSEPDIEHINALFNEAKTLDIKLDDTSLGYVIRITLEKMAESLHADPSNLNLLGNLDTMTGLARTLPIEVDLWKVQNIYYRLLHEVYPYLRRKAEQGDEETWAWVGRFAALGEKLKIQRDN; via the coding sequence ATGGAACGATTTCTATGTATTCACGGTCACTTCTACCAACCACCCAGGGAAAACCCCTGGCTGGAAGCCGTTGAACTTCAGGATTCGGCTTATCCCTATCATGATTGGAACGAGCGAATCAATGCGGAATGCTATGCACGCAACACCGCAGCCCGTATTTTAAACGACCGGGGCTGGATCAGAAAGATTTTCAATAATTACTCCCGCATCAGTTTTAACTTCGGCCCCACCCTGCTGGACTGGCTGGAGTCCAGCGATCCCGAGGTTTATCAAGCCATCATTGAAGCAGACCGGGCCAGCCAGCAATTTTTTTCCGGACACGGTTCTGCCATGGCCCAGGCCTATAATCACATGATCATGCCCCTGGCCAACCGGCGAGATAAATATACCCAGATATACTGGGGCATTGAGGATTTTAAATACCGCTTCGGCAGGGAGCCCGAGGGCATGTGGCTGCCCGAAACCGCTGTAGATCTGGAAACCCTTGATATTATGGCCGAGCAAGGTATTCGCTTTACGGTTTTAACACCTTACCAGGCCGGTCGGGTACGGGTTATAGGTGGTAATTGGCAGGAGGTGGGGCCGGAAGGTATTGACCCCACCATGCCTTATCTGCTACGCCTACCTGAAAGCGGGCGCCAGATAAGTATATTTTTTTACAACGGCCCCATATCCCAGGCCGTAGCCTTTGAAGGACTGCTATCCAACGGGGAAAGTTTTGCCCACCGGCTGCTGGGGGGTTTTTCCCCGCATACGGACCGGCCCCAATTGGTGCATATCGCCACCGACGGTGAAACCTACGGTCACCACCACCGGCACGGGGAAATGGCGCTGGCTTATGCACTGGAATACATAGAATCAAACCGCTTGGCCCGGATCACCAACTATGGAGAGTTTCTGGCCCTCCACCCGCCGACCCATGAGGTGGAAATAAAGGAGCAAACTGCCTGGAGCTGTGCCCACGGAGTGGACCGGTGGCAGGATGATTGCGGCTGCCACAGCGGTACACGCCCGGGCTGGGTCCAGACCTGGCGGGCCCCGCTGCGCCGGGCGCTAAACTGGCTCAGGGACACCATGACCCCCCACTACGAAAAACACGCCGGCCGGCTGTTCAAAGATCCCTGGGCGGCGCGTAATGACTATATCAGTGTGGTGTTGGACCGCTCCCCGGAAAACGTGGAACAGTTTCTGGCCAGCCATGCCAAAAAAGGTGCCCTGAACGCAGAGGAACAGGTAACGGCGCTCAAACTGCTGGAAATGCAGCGGCATGCCATGCTGATGTTTACCAGTTGCGGCTGGTTTTTTGACGATATATCGGGCATTGAAACTATACAGGTGCTTCAATACGCCCGGCGGGTAATCCAGTTGGCCGGGGATCTTTTCGACACCCCGCTGGAGCCCCTGTTTTTGGAGATGCTGGCCCGGGCTAAAAGCAACGATCCCCAATACCGGGACGGTGCTTATATATATAATCATAAAATTACCCCGGCCATGGTGGATTTGCCCAAGGTGGGCGGTCACTATGGTATCTGTTCCATTTTTGAAAACTATGACAAGCATACCCGCATTTTTTGCTATGACATAGAAAAACTGGATAACCGGACCTTGAAAGCGGGTACCACCAAACTATCTGTGGGTAAAGTGCGGGTGACTTCCATGGTAACCCGGGAATCGGCTATCTTGTGCTACGGGGCGATTTATTTCGCCTACCACAATGTAAGCTGCAGCGTGCAGGTCTTTAACAGCGAACAACAGTACCGCGATCTGGTGCAAAAAATTACCGATGCCTTTAACCGGGCTGACTTTCCCGAAGTTATATTGCTACTTAACCGTTATTTTAAAAATGGTTCCCTTTTTACATTAAAACAGCTTTTCCGAGACCGGCAGCGAAAAATATTAAGCAAAATAATGCAAACCACACTGACCGAGCTGGAAAACCAGTACCAACAGATTTACCTGCGCCATGCCACCTTAATGAGATTTTTGAAAGATCTGGGGATACCCCTGCCCCAGGCCATGTTGTGCGCCACCGAGTTGAACCTTAATGCCCAGTTGCGCAGTTCCTTCACCCGGAGCGAACCCGATATTGAGCATATCAATGCCCTGTTTAACGAAGCCAAAACCCTGGACATCAAACTGGATGACACCAGCTTGGGCTATGTCATCAGAATTACATTGGAAAAAATGGCTGAAAGCCTGCATGCCGACCCGTCAAACCTTAACTTGCTGGGCAACCTTGACACTATGACCGGCCTGGCCCGCACACTGCCCATTGAAGTGGATCTGTGGAAGGTGCAAAACATCTATTACCGGCTGTTGCATGAAGTGTATCCCTACTTGCGGCGCAAGGCGGAACAAGGGGATGAGGAAACCTGGGCCTGGGTGGGCCGGTTTGCCGCCCTGGGCGAAAAACTGAAAATACAAAGGGATAATTAA